The Deltaproteobacteria bacterium genome includes a window with the following:
- the fliS gene encoding flagellar export chaperone FliS, with protein sequence MSNPYSQYQKTQVTTASREKVLLMLYEGAIRFTKHASAAMRQKKVAEKGKYISKATAILSELMATLDFKAGGQLAVDLENLYVFMIDKLIEGNIKNDVECLDAVEKLLMTLYEAWKDIVENPRADGVPSAKLQPEDYRKYLDEQNQVQNTADKGGPAKGDAGAKPAVKLMA encoded by the coding sequence ATGAGTAATCCGTATAGTCAGTACCAAAAAACCCAAGTGACGACGGCGAGCCGTGAGAAAGTGCTGCTGATGCTCTATGAAGGAGCCATCCGCTTCACTAAGCACGCTTCGGCGGCGATGCGCCAAAAGAAGGTTGCCGAAAAGGGCAAGTACATCAGCAAGGCGACTGCCATTTTATCTGAGTTGATGGCGACTCTAGATTTTAAAGCAGGTGGCCAGTTAGCTGTCGATTTAGAAAACTTGTATGTGTTTATGATCGACAAACTGATCGAAGGCAACATCAAGAACGACGTCGAATGCCTGGATGCTGTCGAAAAACTTTTAATGACCCTATATGAAGCTTGGAAAGACATCGTCGAGAACCCCAGAGCAGACGGTGTCCCATCGGCCAAACTTCAGCCTGAAGATTATCGTAAATACCTCGACGAGCAGAACCAGGTGCAAAACACCGCAGACAAAGGCGGTCCGGCTAAGGGCGACGCTGGTGCTAAGCCAGCGGTGAAATTAATGGCCTAA